CGGCGAGCCGGCGGGCGAACCCGTCGCGGGCGTCGAGCAGGGAGTTGACGTCGGTGCCGGCGAGGTGGCCGGCCGCGATCGCCTCGTTGGTCTGGGCCAGGTTGGCCGCGACGCCGTTGGCCTCGACGAGGTCGCCCTGGAGCCGCACCCGCTGGTCGGCCGCCTCGTCGCCGAAGGCCGCGACCTGCCCGGCCACGCCGCGCACCACGGCCTCGGCGCGCTGCAGCACCTGGCTGCGCGCCGAGCTCGAGGTCGGCGAGGTGGAGACCTCCTGCCAGGAGGCCTGGAGCGCGGTGAGCGCGGCGGCGAGGCCGTTCTCCCCCGGCTCGGCCAGGCCGCCCTCGATGCGCCCGAGGCTCCGGCTGCGGACGTCGAGGTAGCTCTGGGTGCCGTGCTCGCGGCGGACCCGGGCGGTGAGCAGCTCGTCGGTCATCCGCTGGACGCCGTCGACACGCACCCCCTCCCCCTGGCCGTCGTAGCGCGACCACAGGGCCGGGACCGCCGGCGCGCCCACGGAGGACGTCTCGAGGCGGCGGCGCACGTAGCCCTCGGTGCCGGCGTTGGCGACGTTGTTGGCCGCCACGTCCAGCGCGGCCCGGCTGGCGCGCAGGCCGCTCATGGCGGTCCCGAGGGTGCTGAAGCCGGTCCCCACGTCAGAGGCTCCGGTCCACGAGGGAGCTGGAGGCGCCCGCGGCGACGGCCGCGCCGTCGGCGGCGTACCCGGTGACGGCGCTCTCAAAGCTGAGCAGGGTCTCGCGCGCCGAGCGCAGCCCGGCGGTGAGCAGCTCGCGGTTGGTCTGCGCCAGGGCAGCGATCTCGGCCCCGAGGGCCTGGAACACGGTCCGGTGGTCGTCGAGGATGGAGCTCCACGGCTCCTGGGCCGCGGCGGCGAGGTCGCGCAGGCTCGCGTCGGGGGGCAGGCCCACGCTCTCGGCGGCCTCGTCCGAGACGACGGCGCGCAGGACCTCGGTCTCGCGCAGCAGGCCGAGCACCATCTCGACCTCCTCGGCCGAGCGTGCCAACCACCGGGTGCGGCCGGAGCTGACGACGAGCTGTTCGACCTCGAGCTTGAACAGCAACGACTCCATGAGCTCCCGCTCGCGCCACAGGATCTGCGACAGCTTGTCCACCGGGCACCTCCACGAACGCACGACCTTCGTGCTTCCCTACCCATCGGCCACCCCCGCGGGGACGTGAGGGGAAATCTCGCGACAAGAAAGTTCGACGCGACACGCCGCTGGTCTAGTCCGTTCCAGCCGGGGCGGTCTAGGTCAAATGTCCCAAAGGCCTGCTGCAAACGTCCCAAGCGTCCGATTCCGCCACCTTCGTCACCCCTGCCCGCTGAGGCTTCTCCTCGTGAGCACGCACCTGGGAACCACCGTCGACGACCT
This genomic interval from Nocardioides scoriae contains the following:
- a CDS encoding flagellar protein FlgN, which gives rise to MDKLSQILWRERELMESLLFKLEVEQLVVSSGRTRWLARSAEEVEMVLGLLRETEVLRAVVSDEAAESVGLPPDASLRDLAAAAQEPWSSILDDHRTVFQALGAEIAALAQTNRELLTAGLRSARETLLSFESAVTGYAADGAAVAAGASSSLVDRSL